One stretch of Amycolatopsis sp. NBC_00345 DNA includes these proteins:
- a CDS encoding phosphotransferase family protein: MDRLPGVTLKEAWPQLSTEDKSALAPRLGEALAALHSLDDPALTVLGPKSWSAFLTRQRDQALEHHRATKLDEHWLAQIPAFLDAVDLGEPATVPLHTEFMRDHLMVTPGSWELTGLFDFEPAMRGAAEYEFVGAGLFVSGGDAGFLRRLLLAYGYRPDDLGEEFARRCLAYALLHVYSNFRWYLDVLPAPPEPTLDALATTWWGTACQRHAVKDSLPTFKVGKESLTAIGASPAATARPGARRGGPTPARSACGS, translated from the coding sequence GCCTGGCCACAGCTGTCCACAGAGGACAAGTCCGCGCTGGCCCCGCGGCTCGGCGAGGCACTGGCCGCGCTGCACAGCCTGGACGACCCCGCGCTGACCGTCCTCGGCCCGAAGAGCTGGAGCGCTTTCCTTACCCGGCAACGTGATCAGGCGCTCGAACATCACCGCGCCACGAAGCTGGACGAGCATTGGCTGGCGCAGATCCCAGCATTCCTGGACGCGGTGGACCTCGGCGAGCCCGCGACCGTTCCGCTGCACACCGAGTTCATGCGCGACCACCTGATGGTCACCCCCGGCAGCTGGGAGCTCACCGGCCTGTTCGACTTCGAACCCGCCATGCGAGGCGCCGCGGAGTACGAGTTCGTGGGCGCGGGCCTGTTCGTCTCGGGCGGCGACGCGGGCTTCCTGCGCCGGCTGCTCCTGGCGTACGGCTACCGCCCGGACGACCTCGGCGAGGAGTTCGCCCGCCGGTGCCTGGCGTACGCGCTGCTGCACGTGTACAGCAACTTCCGCTGGTACCTCGACGTCCTGCCCGCCCCGCCCGAGCCGACGCTCGACGCACTCGCCACGACCTGGTGGGGCACCGCCTGCCAGCGGCACGCCGTTAAGGACTCCTTACCTACCTTCAAGGTAGGTAAGGAGTCCTTAACGGCTATCGGCGCAAGCCCCGCCGCAACAGCTCGGCCAGGTGCACGGCGCGGCGGCCCGACTCCTGCTCGATCTGCGTGCGGCAGCTGA
- a CDS encoding FAD-binding and (Fe-S)-binding domain-containing protein: MEILTDTATLALYTTDASNYRHVPLGVVLPETVDDVVAAVAAARERGAPVVARGGGTSVAGNSCGPGIIVDTSRHVHGVRWLDPAARLARVAPGTVLDDLQALAAPHGLRFGPDPSTHSRCTLGGMIGNNACGSHSVAWGRTVDVVRELDVLLYDGTRLTVGPTSPSEVDERAARPGTEGRVFTELRALVRDNLALLRKELSTWPRRVSGYGLEHLLPENGFDVAKALVGSEGTCVTVLEATVALAELPRHRVLAVLGFASDIAAADAVPEILPWSPLTVEGVDAQLVALLEPGRADGLPPGGAWLFVELAGESPAEAAARARELAASLDSALTGSVVLDDPAAQRRLWRIREEGAGLATRLADGSEAWPGWEDAAVPPERLGSYLRGFKELMARYGRQSVVYGHYGEGCLHLRLDFDLLSPPGIADFRGFVEEAADLVAAHGGSLSGEHGDGQARSELLSRMYSPEMLALFRRFKAIFDPGGRMNPGILVDPRPVDADLRVRRAPLALEDVTVLGYPEDQGSFGQAMRRCVGVGKCRNTTGPGVMCPSYRATREEKHSTRGRAHLLAEMVNGEVIKDGWRSGEVAEALDLCLSCKGCLSDCPVDVDMATYKAEFLHQHYRGRVRPASHYSMGWLPLWLRGAALAPRVANFVSRRRWAAAAVKRLGGLAKERELPAFAAVPFTKARKDLRRSVIERSATGPRPVVLWPDSFNNYLTPDVLDAATEVLTAAGYDVVLPDRGVCCGLTWVSTGQLDVAKRVLRQTLEVLRPYLEAGYEVAGLEPSCTALFRGDLAALLPGDATAELLASRTRTFAELLADAPKPLEASLDVETVTQVHCHQHAVLGFAADEAAMAAAGVRNTTLDSGCCGLAGNFGFERGHYDVSLAVAEDRLLPALRATADSTVVLSDGFSCRTQIEQESGRRAVHLAELLRRGLRR; the protein is encoded by the coding sequence GTGGAGATCCTCACCGACACCGCCACGCTCGCGCTGTACACCACCGACGCGTCCAACTACCGCCACGTGCCGCTCGGCGTGGTCCTGCCGGAGACGGTGGACGACGTGGTCGCCGCCGTCGCGGCGGCGCGTGAGCGGGGCGCGCCGGTGGTGGCGCGCGGCGGCGGCACGAGCGTCGCGGGCAACTCGTGCGGCCCGGGCATCATCGTGGACACCTCCCGGCACGTGCACGGCGTCCGCTGGCTCGACCCCGCCGCCCGGCTCGCGCGGGTCGCGCCCGGCACCGTGCTCGACGACCTGCAGGCGCTCGCCGCGCCGCACGGCCTGCGGTTCGGGCCCGACCCGTCCACGCACAGCCGCTGCACGCTCGGCGGCATGATCGGCAACAACGCGTGCGGCTCGCACTCCGTGGCCTGGGGCCGGACCGTCGACGTGGTGCGTGAGCTGGACGTGCTGCTCTACGACGGCACACGGCTCACCGTCGGCCCGACTTCACCGTCCGAAGTGGACGAACGCGCGGCGCGGCCGGGCACCGAGGGCCGGGTGTTCACCGAGCTGCGCGCGCTGGTGCGCGACAACCTCGCGTTGCTGCGCAAGGAGCTGTCGACCTGGCCGCGCCGCGTGTCCGGCTACGGCCTGGAGCACCTGTTGCCGGAGAACGGCTTCGACGTCGCCAAGGCACTGGTCGGCAGCGAGGGCACCTGCGTGACGGTGCTGGAGGCGACCGTCGCGCTCGCCGAGCTGCCCCGGCACCGGGTGCTGGCCGTGCTCGGCTTCGCCTCGGACATCGCGGCGGCCGACGCGGTGCCGGAGATCCTGCCGTGGTCGCCGCTGACCGTCGAGGGCGTGGACGCCCAGCTCGTCGCGCTGCTGGAGCCCGGCCGCGCGGACGGCCTGCCGCCGGGCGGCGCGTGGCTGTTCGTCGAGCTGGCGGGCGAGTCCCCGGCCGAGGCCGCCGCGCGGGCCCGTGAGCTGGCGGCTTCGCTGGACTCCGCGTTGACCGGCTCGGTAGTGCTCGACGACCCGGCGGCGCAACGCCGGCTGTGGCGCATCCGAGAGGAGGGCGCGGGCCTGGCGACGCGCCTCGCGGACGGCTCGGAGGCCTGGCCGGGCTGGGAGGACGCGGCGGTTCCGCCCGAGCGGCTCGGCTCGTACCTGCGCGGGTTCAAGGAGCTGATGGCCCGCTACGGCCGCCAGAGCGTGGTCTACGGCCACTACGGCGAGGGCTGCCTGCACCTGCGCCTCGACTTCGACCTGCTGTCGCCGCCCGGCATCGCGGACTTCCGCGGTTTCGTCGAGGAGGCCGCGGACCTCGTCGCGGCGCACGGCGGCTCGCTCTCGGGCGAGCACGGCGACGGGCAGGCCCGTTCGGAGCTGCTGTCACGCATGTACAGCCCGGAAATGCTCGCGTTGTTCCGCCGGTTCAAGGCGATCTTCGACCCCGGCGGCCGGATGAACCCGGGCATCCTGGTCGACCCGCGGCCGGTGGACGCCGACCTGCGGGTGCGCCGCGCTCCGCTGGCCCTCGAAGACGTCACTGTGCTCGGCTACCCCGAGGACCAGGGCAGCTTCGGGCAGGCGATGCGCCGCTGCGTCGGCGTCGGCAAGTGCCGCAACACGACCGGCCCGGGCGTGATGTGCCCGAGCTACCGCGCCACCCGCGAGGAGAAGCACTCCACGCGCGGGCGCGCGCACCTGCTCGCCGAGATGGTCAACGGCGAGGTGATCAAGGACGGCTGGCGCTCCGGCGAGGTCGCCGAGGCGCTGGACCTGTGCCTGTCCTGCAAGGGCTGCCTGTCGGACTGCCCGGTCGACGTCGACATGGCCACCTACAAGGCGGAGTTCCTGCACCAGCACTACCGCGGCCGCGTCCGCCCGGCCTCGCACTACTCGATGGGCTGGCTGCCGCTGTGGCTGCGCGGGGCCGCGCTCGCGCCGCGCGTGGCGAACTTCGTCTCGCGTCGCCGCTGGGCCGCCGCCGCGGTGAAACGGCTGGGCGGGCTCGCGAAGGAGCGGGAACTGCCTGCGTTCGCGGCCGTGCCGTTCACTAAGGCGCGCAAGGACTTGCGACGCAGTGTGATCGAACGCAGCGCCACGGGGCCGCGGCCGGTCGTGCTGTGGCCGGACTCGTTCAACAACTACCTCACGCCCGACGTGCTCGACGCCGCCACGGAGGTGCTCACCGCCGCGGGTTACGACGTGGTGCTGCCGGACCGGGGTGTCTGTTGTGGACTGACCTGGGTCTCGACCGGCCAGCTGGACGTGGCCAAGCGGGTGCTGCGGCAGACGCTCGAAGTGCTGCGGCCGTACCTCGAAGCCGGGTACGAGGTCGCCGGGCTGGAGCCCAGCTGCACCGCGCTGTTCCGCGGCGACCTGGCCGCGCTGCTGCCGGGCGACGCGACGGCGGAGCTGCTGGCCTCGCGCACCCGGACGTTCGCCGAACTGCTGGCCGACGCGCCGAAGCCGCTCGAAGCGTCGCTGGACGTCGAGACGGTCACGCAGGTGCACTGTCACCAGCACGCCGTGCTCGGCTTCGCCGCCGACGAGGCCGCGATGGCCGCCGCGGGCGTCCGCAACACGACGCTGGACTCCGGCTGTTGCGGGCTGGCGGGCAACTTCGGCTTCGAACGGGGGCATTACGACGTGTCGCTCGCGGTCGCGGAGGACCGGCTGCTGCCCGCGCTGCGTGCGACGGCTGACTCCACCGTGGTGCTCTCCGACGGGTTCAGCTGCCGCACGCAGATCGAGCAGGAGTCGGGCCGCCGCGCCGTGCACCTGGCCGAGCTGTTGCGGCGGGGCTTGCGCCGATAG